The following are encoded together in the Lactuca sativa cultivar Salinas chromosome 1, Lsat_Salinas_v11, whole genome shotgun sequence genome:
- the LOC111919185 gene encoding uncharacterized mitochondrial protein AtMg00820-like has protein sequence MQPKPSTRVRPSHLRQNKKPRVPYDPFAYVVSTSSSDFEPTTFANANKSPQWRAAMVEEYAALIRNNTWSLVPLVPDTNVADCKWVYKLKKDQNGKIIHYKARLVAKGFKQQHGIDYYETFSPVVKSTTIRTVLSLAVT, from the coding sequence ATGCAGCCCAAGCCATCCACTCGTGTCCGACCATCCCACCTTCGACAGAACAAAAAACCACGGGTCCCTTATGACCCGTTTGCCTATGTTGTCTCTACAAGCTCTTCTGATTTTGAGCCCACCACCTTTGCCAATGCCAACAAATCACCCCAGTGGCGAGCTGCCATGGTTGAAGAATATGCTGCCCTCATACGAAATAACACCTGGTCTCTTGTTCCGTTAGTTCCCGATACGAATGTGGCTGACTGTAAATGGGTGTACAAACTTAAAAAGGATCAGAATGGTAAGATCATTCATTACAAAGCACGTTTAGTGGCCAAGGGGTTTAAGCAACAACATGGTATTGATTACTATGAAACATTTAGTCCTGTTGTGAAATCTACAACTATTCGCACCGTTCTTTCTCTTGCTGTCACATAG